In Streptomyces sp. TS71-3, the following proteins share a genomic window:
- a CDS encoding class I SAM-dependent methyltransferase: MMNPDFYTRVADEFGEYTSSGLRTDVFPDGDPEAAFDELSAGLGGPNGRLVDVGCADGRSLLRIAPAFGSVLGIDMSESMLESAERQRAEAGLGNVRFERRDASRTGLPDGEADVLTSRRGPLFPEEFRRVLKPGGHLIYMGIGETDVRALKEAFGRGQLYGRWDGRPVMDEVVEELTRAGFTVVLEKAFRTEELYHSPVELDTFLRQVPIFEDYDTVADRVPFERYVASAGSGRGVRLDRHWFVVQARRAA; this comes from the coding sequence ATGATGAACCCGGATTTCTACACGCGGGTTGCCGACGAGTTCGGCGAATACACCAGCAGCGGCCTGCGTACCGACGTCTTCCCGGACGGTGATCCGGAGGCTGCGTTCGACGAGCTGTCGGCGGGCCTGGGTGGTCCGAACGGCCGGCTGGTCGATGTCGGCTGCGCCGACGGGCGCAGCCTGCTGAGGATCGCCCCGGCGTTCGGCAGCGTGCTCGGTATCGACATGTCGGAGTCGATGCTGGAGTCCGCCGAGCGGCAGCGTGCGGAGGCGGGGCTGGGCAACGTCAGGTTCGAGCGGCGTGACGCTTCCCGCACCGGCCTTCCTGACGGGGAGGCTGACGTGCTCACATCGCGGCGAGGGCCGTTGTTCCCGGAAGAGTTCCGCAGGGTGCTCAAGCCCGGCGGTCATCTGATCTACATGGGCATCGGTGAGACGGACGTCCGCGCGTTGAAGGAGGCCTTCGGCCGGGGCCAGCTCTACGGGCGCTGGGACGGCAGGCCGGTGATGGACGAGGTGGTGGAGGAGCTCACCAGGGCCGGTTTCACGGTGGTGCTGGAGAAGGCCTTCCGTACCGAGGAGCTTTACCACTCGCCGGTCGAACTCGACACGTTCCTGCGCCAGGTCCCGATCTTCGAGGACTACGACACGGTGGCGGACCGGGTTCCGTTCGAACGCTATGTGGCCTCCGCAGGCAGTGGCCGCGGCGTCCGGCTCGATCGGCACTGGTTCGTGGTCCAGGCGCGGAGGGCGGCATGA
- a CDS encoding ABC transporter permease, which yields MVYALVVLTAVLAITSSVEGRPAYLNDVNVGNILDQSALIGILSVFMTVTLITGNFDLSVASTAALGGTVALKLVDAHGVVVALVVALLIGLLVGLVNAVLVQKVGVNAFIVTLGTLTAVRGIVQAILNGQSISAENTGFHTFATARLIVHPAAAFAAGVLLVVAAVLLFVRASRRPTRASVESAVVGVILLLIASARPALLGQTVPVWIMLGLALLTGAVLRYTVVGRNLYAVGGGSEAARLSGINVDRYKMAAFILNGAMAALVGVLYAGRFNSVDPTVLTGGELTVIAAAVLGGTSLFGGSGHVSKSVVGTLILFTLSNGFNVLNIGSNYQNVVQGSVLVAAAAVYTASGSRGRSFLRSRWTAIRSARTTVRGD from the coding sequence GTGGTCTACGCCCTGGTGGTGCTCACCGCCGTACTGGCCATCACCTCGTCGGTCGAGGGCCGCCCCGCCTACCTGAACGACGTCAACGTCGGCAACATCCTCGATCAGTCCGCGCTCATCGGCATCCTCTCCGTCTTCATGACGGTCACGCTGATCACCGGTAACTTCGATCTGTCGGTGGCCTCCACGGCCGCACTCGGCGGCACGGTCGCGCTCAAGCTCGTCGATGCGCACGGCGTCGTGGTCGCGCTGGTCGTCGCACTCCTCATCGGCCTCCTGGTCGGCCTGGTCAACGCAGTGCTGGTGCAGAAGGTCGGCGTCAACGCCTTCATCGTCACGCTGGGCACGCTGACGGCCGTGCGCGGCATCGTGCAGGCCATCCTCAACGGGCAGAGCATCAGCGCCGAGAACACCGGTTTCCACACCTTCGCGACCGCACGTCTCATCGTGCACCCGGCAGCGGCCTTCGCTGCCGGAGTCCTGCTGGTCGTAGCGGCCGTGCTCCTCTTCGTGCGGGCCTCCCGCCGTCCCACGCGCGCATCGGTGGAATCGGCGGTCGTGGGCGTGATCCTCCTGCTGATCGCCTCGGCCCGTCCCGCGCTGCTCGGCCAGACCGTCCCGGTGTGGATCATGCTGGGTCTTGCTCTGCTCACGGGCGCCGTGCTGCGCTACACGGTGGTCGGCAGGAACCTGTACGCCGTGGGCGGCGGTTCAGAGGCGGCCCGGTTGTCGGGAATCAACGTCGACCGCTACAAGATGGCCGCGTTCATCCTCAACGGAGCCATGGCCGCGCTGGTCGGTGTGCTCTACGCGGGCCGGTTCAACTCCGTCGACCCCACCGTGCTCACCGGCGGCGAGCTAACCGTGATCGCGGCGGCCGTGCTGGGCGGCACCTCGCTGTTCGGCGGCTCCGGCCATGTGTCCAAATCCGTGGTCGGCACCCTGATCCTCTTCACGCTGAGCAACGGATTCAACGTCCTCAACATCGGATCGAACTACCAGAACGTCGTGCAGGGTTCGGTACTGGTCGCGGCCGCGGCCGTCTATACGGCCTCCGGATCGCGCGGCCGGTCCTTCCTGCGCAGCCGCTGGACGGCCATACGCAGCGCCCGGACGACCGTGCGCGGCGACTGA
- a CDS encoding SpoIIE family protein phosphatase, with the protein METPIGLPDDQGFCLPALALAVVDRSGSIVGWSSQAERLLNLPSSAVSDLPVDGLLAAGAQWAPREMTGLPRPGPGRTRLRHADGGDVEIVFWVEAMGGEAGLLLIHFVAAEAAVEWGQGVALLRTLLDQQEVGISLRDTHLRLERTNITSGMFGAAAPEPGETPDEDVVWAEDTAEAEAILGEVLDTGVPVVSREHQWRSGQTPSQDRTVSVSAFRMADARSEPSGVTEIVRDVTEQDRIRRQRELLHSASSRIGFSLDVNEIAQALADVVLGNSDLVTVDLNATMFSGDVMAPAFRGDTTLVRAAFAGVDHWPEGMLGVGESQPRMPDTTEVEEVREGHPVRLTRDEVIHAMDGNDNLTRLFVPDDAHSLVVSPVFARGMMLGAICAWRTGNSPAFDDDEVRLLGDIGSRAALGVDNARRYAYEHRTALGLQEGLLPRAVSDLTPAHTVGAYAPAGGRNEVGGDWFDVIELPSLRVAFVVGDVVGRGLPAAAGMGRLRTAVQNFALLELEPAEVLTRIEDLVQRLAAETPTIRSDTSGATCLYAVYDPTTRQCTFANAGQPAPLLVRPDGHSEQLDVPPGPPLGVGGMPYQSTTITLEPGGILALFTDGLLELEPYTAADGANRVEQRLAELYREGRSLEQMGDHLLEPTTRTELRDDIAVLLARTNAVDPDSVATWEFPAEAASVAAGRSAAARQLDAWGLPELAFTTELIVSELVTNAVRHAWGPIGVRLIRDEVLICEVSDPSNTQPRLMRAGDTDEGGRGLFIVAQCTSRCGCRYASQGKTMWTEQSLKESENAHLVSLPE; encoded by the coding sequence GTGGAAACACCCATCGGACTGCCGGACGATCAGGGGTTCTGCCTGCCTGCGCTCGCATTGGCCGTCGTCGACCGCTCAGGGTCGATCGTGGGTTGGTCCAGCCAGGCCGAGCGGCTCCTGAACCTGCCCTCCAGCGCCGTCTCGGACCTGCCGGTCGACGGGCTACTCGCGGCCGGCGCACAGTGGGCCCCGCGGGAGATGACGGGGTTGCCCAGGCCGGGCCCGGGGCGGACCCGGCTCCGGCACGCGGACGGCGGGGATGTGGAAATCGTCTTCTGGGTGGAGGCGATGGGGGGTGAGGCCGGTCTCCTGCTGATCCACTTCGTGGCGGCCGAGGCGGCCGTCGAGTGGGGGCAGGGAGTCGCGTTGCTCCGGACGTTGCTCGACCAGCAGGAGGTCGGGATCTCCCTGCGCGACACGCACCTGCGGTTGGAGCGCACCAATATCACCTCCGGAATGTTCGGTGCCGCAGCCCCGGAGCCGGGAGAGACGCCGGACGAGGACGTGGTGTGGGCCGAGGACACGGCCGAGGCCGAGGCGATCCTCGGCGAGGTACTGGACACGGGCGTTCCGGTGGTCTCGCGCGAGCATCAGTGGCGGTCGGGGCAGACTCCGTCGCAGGACCGCACGGTCTCGGTATCCGCCTTCCGCATGGCAGACGCGCGGAGCGAGCCGTCCGGCGTGACCGAGATCGTAAGGGACGTCACCGAGCAGGACCGCATCCGGAGGCAGCGGGAACTGCTGCACAGCGCCTCAAGCCGCATCGGCTTCTCGCTCGACGTCAACGAGATCGCCCAGGCACTCGCGGACGTCGTTCTCGGGAATTCCGACCTGGTGACCGTGGACCTCAACGCGACCATGTTCTCCGGAGACGTGATGGCGCCGGCCTTCCGGGGAGACACCACACTGGTCCGTGCCGCCTTCGCCGGCGTCGATCACTGGCCCGAGGGCATGCTTGGCGTCGGGGAGTCGCAGCCCCGCATGCCGGACACCACGGAGGTCGAGGAGGTACGGGAGGGCCACCCGGTCCGCCTCACCAGGGACGAGGTGATCCATGCGATGGACGGGAACGACAACCTCACCAGGTTGTTCGTCCCGGACGATGCGCACTCGCTGGTGGTGTCGCCGGTTTTCGCGCGCGGCATGATGCTGGGCGCCATCTGCGCCTGGCGGACGGGGAACTCGCCTGCCTTCGACGACGACGAGGTGCGGCTCCTCGGTGATATCGGCTCGCGGGCGGCCCTGGGCGTCGACAACGCCCGTCGCTACGCCTACGAGCACCGGACCGCGCTGGGGCTCCAGGAAGGGCTGCTGCCCCGCGCGGTGAGCGATCTGACCCCCGCGCACACGGTGGGCGCATACGCCCCGGCCGGCGGCAGGAACGAGGTCGGCGGGGACTGGTTCGACGTCATCGAGCTGCCCTCGCTGCGGGTCGCCTTCGTCGTCGGCGACGTGGTAGGCCGCGGGCTGCCCGCCGCTGCCGGGATGGGCCGGCTGCGCACCGCCGTGCAGAACTTCGCCCTCCTCGAACTGGAACCCGCCGAGGTCCTCACCCGCATCGAGGACCTGGTCCAGCGACTGGCCGCCGAGACACCCACCATCCGCAGCGACACCAGCGGCGCCACCTGCCTCTACGCCGTCTACGACCCCACCACCCGCCAATGCACCTTCGCCAACGCCGGACAGCCCGCCCCCCTGCTGGTGCGGCCCGACGGGCACTCCGAGCAACTCGATGTGCCCCCGGGGCCTCCGCTCGGCGTGGGCGGCATGCCGTACCAGTCCACCACGATCACCCTGGAGCCGGGCGGCATCCTGGCACTCTTCACCGACGGCCTGCTGGAACTGGAGCCCTACACCGCCGCGGACGGCGCGAACCGGGTGGAACAGCGGCTGGCTGAGCTGTACCGCGAGGGCCGCTCGCTTGAACAGATGGGTGACCACCTCCTGGAGCCCACCACCCGCACAGAGCTTCGAGACGACATCGCCGTGCTGCTGGCCAGGACCAACGCCGTCGACCCCGACTCCGTCGCCACCTGGGAGTTCCCGGCAGAGGCAGCCTCGGTGGCCGCGGGCAGGTCGGCCGCCGCTCGGCAGCTCGACGCCTGGGGTCTGCCGGAACTCGCCTTCACCACGGAACTCATCGTCAGCGAACTCGTCACCAACGCCGTCCGGCACGCCTGGGGCCCGATCGGCGTACGCCTCATCCGCGACGAGGTGCTCATCTGCGAGGTCAGCGACCCCAGCAACACCCAGCCGCGGCTCATGCGCGCGGGCGACACGGACGAGGGTGGCCGCGGCCTGTTTATCGTCGCCCAGTGCACCTCTCGATGCGGCTGCCGCTATGCCAGTCAGGGCAAGACCATGTGGACCGAACAATCCCTCAAGGAATCAGAGAACGCGCACCTCGTCTCGTTGCCGGAGTGA
- a CDS encoding response regulator transcription factor gives MTVVQWSGRGSVGVAAGADVDVDVAVVLVDAFDSAACVRLRKLVVNSRARVVLVVDGLDERQLELVLEAGVRGIVWRRQATEVQLAQAIRAAWRDESDIPDDLLRRLMAQRAGRARGVEVGTVVAGRPTPRELRVLELVAHGLSTKEIADRLSYSERTVKGNLHDVMTRLNLRNRAHAVAYAIREGYI, from the coding sequence ATGACGGTGGTGCAGTGGTCCGGGCGTGGGTCGGTGGGTGTGGCGGCGGGTGCGGACGTGGACGTGGACGTGGCGGTGGTGTTGGTGGACGCCTTCGACTCGGCTGCGTGCGTGCGGCTTCGGAAGCTGGTGGTGAACTCCCGGGCCCGGGTCGTTCTCGTGGTGGACGGGCTCGATGAGCGGCAGTTGGAGCTGGTCCTGGAGGCGGGGGTGCGCGGTATCGTGTGGCGGCGGCAGGCGACGGAGGTCCAGCTTGCCCAGGCCATCCGGGCGGCCTGGCGGGACGAGAGTGACATCCCGGATGACCTGCTGCGGCGGTTGATGGCGCAGCGGGCGGGCAGGGCCCGGGGTGTCGAGGTGGGCACCGTGGTGGCAGGCCGGCCCACCCCGCGTGAGCTGAGAGTGCTGGAGCTGGTCGCGCACGGGCTCAGCACCAAGGAGATCGCGGACCGGCTCAGCTATTCGGAACGCACCGTCAAGGGCAACCTGCACGACGTCATGACGCGGCTGAACCTGCGCAACCGTGCCCACGCCGTGGCCTACGCCATACGCGAGGGCTACATCTGA
- a CDS encoding sugar ABC transporter substrate-binding protein, producing MKAFRSERRVRALAVGAALLLAATTACTVQTTTGSSTPSSGSSGAAKGRYTIGLANQQESVTFPAAIAKGARARAARLGVKLIDLDSQGDTAKQSSQVQDLIAQKVDAILLSPLSPGPAQALVDQADAAGVPIGTVHGYVGANRDADDPYEKVRFVLDENETAAGAIAGRMALKALPGGGEVAVITGAPGFVENTTRVTKFRAALRDAGPSGRYRIVAAQPGNWTKQDGQSACQNILVSNPGVGLFYAISDDMAVGCAAAVKSARSDAKIIGIGGSRSGIAGIRSGDLYGTVCDKPYDEGEMAVQMMHDVLTGKLTGPPKTSFYYTPGITAANVSACAPQW from the coding sequence GTGAAAGCATTCAGAAGCGAGCGCAGAGTCCGAGCGCTGGCCGTCGGGGCCGCCCTGCTGCTGGCGGCCACGACGGCCTGCACCGTGCAGACGACGACCGGCTCCTCCACACCGTCCTCCGGGTCGTCCGGCGCAGCCAAGGGCAGGTACACCATCGGCCTGGCGAACCAGCAGGAATCCGTGACGTTCCCCGCGGCCATCGCGAAGGGCGCCCGGGCTCGGGCCGCCAGACTCGGAGTGAAACTGATCGATCTCGACTCCCAGGGGGACACCGCCAAGCAGTCGAGCCAGGTGCAGGACCTGATCGCCCAGAAGGTCGACGCCATCCTGCTGTCACCGTTGTCCCCCGGACCGGCCCAGGCCCTGGTGGACCAGGCGGATGCCGCGGGCGTCCCGATCGGTACCGTGCACGGCTATGTCGGGGCGAACCGGGACGCGGACGACCCCTACGAGAAGGTGAGGTTCGTCCTCGACGAGAACGAGACGGCCGCGGGCGCCATCGCGGGTCGGATGGCGTTGAAGGCGCTGCCGGGCGGCGGCGAGGTCGCCGTCATCACCGGTGCTCCCGGCTTCGTGGAGAACACCACTCGGGTGACGAAGTTCAGGGCGGCACTGCGCGACGCCGGCCCGTCGGGCAGGTACCGGATCGTCGCCGCCCAGCCGGGCAACTGGACCAAGCAGGACGGCCAGTCCGCGTGCCAGAACATCCTGGTGTCCAACCCCGGCGTCGGACTGTTCTACGCCATTTCCGACGACATGGCCGTCGGCTGCGCCGCCGCGGTGAAGTCGGCCCGCTCGGACGCCAAGATCATCGGTATCGGCGGCTCCCGGAGCGGGATCGCGGGAATCAGGTCGGGTGACCTTTACGGAACGGTCTGCGACAAGCCGTACGACGAGGGCGAGATGGCCGTGCAGATGATGCACGACGTGCTCACCGGCAAGCTGACCGGGCCACCGAAGACCTCGTTCTACTACACCCCCGGCATCACAGCCGCGAACGTCTCCGCATGCGCACCGCAGTGGTGA
- a CDS encoding discoidin domain-containing protein has protein sequence MHRRRPRRVWAALVAGLALAAAVTPARAQASSVILHVAPTGKGTGCTVDDPCSLGSVQRRVRALAPRMTSDLQVRLAGGTYRLDGPLRFTAADSGTGGHRVVWGPEPGARPEFSGGRRVTGWKLTDASRGLWTAPVPASLRTRQLYADGQRIPVAQGDAPTALTRAPGGYTAADDAYSHWRDPSGLEFVYTGGNGAWTESRCRVSTVSGTRITMRQPCWDNVTDRPMPEAQSPYFFPNLPADAVPSRIENAFELLHPGQWYLDGTRHTISYIPPAGTDPNRADIEAPVLQTLVSGQGTLDAPVHDITLSGITYAYATWLDPSGDSGFSEIQANVRITGPQSPRPQGTCGFTRPAGTCPFGANAQDPAAVTWQAAHDVTIRDSLFTHLGAAGLALAHGSRNDVVSGNEFGDISGGGLTLGSTDDPHPADVGADDREINTGTRIENNYIHNIGAEYHGADGILLFYSRHTTVTHNEIVDVPWDGIDSGVNAGHLDTADHPDVTTNINADNSITDNLVHDFHQVLADGGAIYLEGHQGETLHRADGTVDEEGSFSHGTAVSGNVVFNDEHSGLTLYNDIGSQWITWTRNIEFNNSAGNGGCAPVGHLRFTGNYHADQIAVYPCSPAAVDMQYSDNTQLPLRPGPADMPADILGNAGLEPAYRHLATSGGPRVDALSPRQGTVTAPTSVLITGNGFTAGSEVAFGGAPAARTTVLSPSFIVARCPAGASLAEATVTTAGGSRTGPSGLPLTSVTADSMDDEVFWNTSFYPYNAVDGSAGTFWSSAATAMPHWIELRLNRSAELGKVVVHGRNLGDMTLGDLALSTSSGSGPLRQVASLTGNTSPDATFTLSTPVTADTVRVTVNAETYNGSPRNNADIAEIDFYDGQGRRLGN, from the coding sequence ATGCATCGACGCAGACCACGCCGCGTGTGGGCCGCGCTCGTCGCCGGCCTCGCTCTCGCAGCCGCGGTCACTCCCGCCCGGGCGCAGGCCTCGTCCGTGATCCTGCATGTCGCCCCCACCGGCAAGGGCACCGGCTGCACCGTGGACGACCCCTGCTCCCTCGGGTCCGTCCAACGGCGGGTCCGCGCGCTCGCGCCCCGGATGACCAGCGACCTCCAGGTCCGGCTGGCCGGTGGCACCTACCGCCTCGACGGCCCCCTGCGGTTCACCGCCGCCGACTCCGGCACCGGTGGCCACCGGGTGGTCTGGGGACCGGAGCCGGGAGCCCGCCCCGAGTTCAGCGGCGGCCGGCGCGTCACCGGCTGGAAGCTGACGGACGCCTCACGCGGCCTGTGGACCGCGCCGGTACCCGCCTCCCTGCGGACCCGGCAGCTCTACGCCGACGGGCAGCGCATCCCCGTCGCCCAGGGGGATGCGCCCACCGCCCTGACACGGGCTCCCGGCGGATACACCGCGGCCGACGACGCGTACTCCCACTGGCGCGACCCCTCCGGCCTGGAGTTCGTGTACACCGGCGGCAACGGAGCCTGGACCGAGAGCCGCTGCCGGGTGTCCACCGTGAGCGGCACCCGGATCACCATGCGGCAGCCCTGCTGGGACAACGTCACCGACCGGCCCATGCCGGAGGCGCAGAGCCCGTACTTCTTCCCGAACCTGCCCGCGGACGCCGTGCCGAGCCGGATCGAGAACGCGTTCGAGCTGCTGCATCCGGGCCAGTGGTACCTCGACGGCACGCGGCACACCATCTCGTACATCCCGCCGGCCGGCACGGACCCCAACCGGGCGGACATCGAGGCACCCGTCCTCCAGACGCTGGTCTCCGGGCAGGGCACGCTCGACGCGCCCGTACACGACATCACGCTGAGCGGGATCACCTACGCGTACGCGACGTGGCTCGACCCCAGCGGCGACAGCGGGTTCTCCGAGATCCAGGCCAACGTGCGGATCACCGGGCCGCAGAGCCCGCGGCCGCAGGGCACCTGCGGATTCACCCGGCCCGCCGGCACCTGCCCGTTCGGCGCCAACGCGCAGGACCCGGCGGCGGTCACCTGGCAGGCAGCCCACGACGTCACCATCCGGGACAGCCTCTTCACGCATCTGGGCGCGGCCGGACTCGCCCTCGCCCACGGCAGCCGGAACGACGTCGTGAGCGGCAACGAGTTCGGGGACATCTCCGGGGGCGGCCTCACGCTCGGCAGCACCGACGACCCGCACCCCGCCGACGTGGGCGCGGACGACCGTGAGATCAACACCGGCACGAGGATCGAGAACAACTACATCCACAACATCGGCGCCGAGTACCACGGTGCGGACGGCATCCTGCTCTTCTACAGCCGCCACACGACCGTGACGCACAACGAGATCGTCGACGTGCCCTGGGACGGCATCGACAGCGGGGTGAACGCGGGACACCTCGACACCGCCGACCACCCCGACGTCACCACCAACATCAACGCCGACAACTCCATCACGGACAACCTGGTCCACGACTTCCACCAGGTGCTCGCCGACGGCGGCGCCATCTACCTCGAAGGCCACCAGGGCGAGACCCTGCACCGCGCGGACGGGACGGTGGACGAGGAGGGGAGCTTCAGCCACGGTACGGCGGTCAGCGGCAACGTCGTCTTCAACGACGAGCACAGCGGTCTGACGCTCTACAACGACATCGGCAGCCAGTGGATCACCTGGACCCGCAACATCGAGTTCAACAACAGCGCGGGCAACGGCGGGTGTGCCCCGGTCGGGCATCTGCGCTTCACCGGCAACTACCACGCCGACCAGATCGCGGTCTACCCGTGCTCGCCGGCAGCGGTGGACATGCAGTACTCCGACAACACCCAGCTGCCGCTGCGTCCGGGCCCTGCCGACATGCCGGCCGACATCCTCGGCAACGCGGGCCTGGAGCCGGCGTACCGGCACCTGGCGACGTCCGGAGGCCCCCGGGTGGACGCACTCAGCCCGCGCCAGGGCACCGTCACCGCACCGACCAGCGTGCTGATCACCGGCAACGGCTTCACCGCTGGCAGCGAGGTCGCCTTCGGGGGCGCGCCCGCGGCACGGACGACGGTGCTCTCGCCGTCGTTCATCGTCGCCCGGTGCCCGGCCGGTGCAAGCCTCGCAGAGGCAACCGTCACGACCGCCGGAGGCAGCCGTACCGGACCGTCGGGGCTGCCCCTGACCTCGGTGACCGCGGACTCCATGGACGACGAGGTGTTCTGGAACACCAGCTTCTACCCGTACAACGCGGTGGACGGCAGCGCCGGCACCTTCTGGTCCTCGGCCGCGACGGCCATGCCGCACTGGATCGAATTGCGACTGAACCGGAGCGCTGAGCTCGGCAAGGTCGTCGTCCACGGCCGCAACCTCGGGGACATGACACTGGGGGACCTGGCCCTGAGCACGTCGTCCGGCAGCGGGCCGCTTCGGCAGGTGGCCTCGCTCACCGGGAACACGTCCCCCGACGCGACGTTCACCCTCTCCACGCCGGTGACGGCCGACACCGTCAGGGTGACCGTGAACGCCGAGACGTACAACGGCTCGCCGCGGAACAACGCGGACATCGCGGAGATCGACTTCTATGACGGGCAGGGACGCCGCCTGGGCAACTGA
- a CDS encoding sugar ABC transporter ATP-binding protein, giving the protein MSGQAGTSPVLSVAGVHKVYPSGTHALRGVSLDVLPGTVHGLIGANGAGKSTLIKILSGAQTASSGTVAWHGEPVTWTSPAQALAAGMAAVHQHTPLVEALTVLDNVFLGRRESARWDARRRAEELAALCERIGYGLDPATPVGRLSVGARQMVSIVQALARHPSVVLLDEPTAALSPTEREVLFRSIRRLRDQGTTFVYVSHFLDEILDLTDHLTVLRDGRVVVNTATPETGKEQLVSAIVGERLGRLEEQPRATPAPASGGEPLLAVRDLASPGRFGPVSLAVRPGEIVGVAGLLGSGRTELLQAIFGADPAVTGTVAVDGHRIRPRSPRAAVRRGLALVPEDRSRQGLLPAWEIWRNISLPYLPSLSRRGVVVDNARERALAGRALQELNIAAPSADAPVSELSGGNAQKVVFAKWLYGRARVFLLDEPSAGVDVAGKADIIQLMRGLADSGHAVVLVASEFEELLAACDRVLVMRRGRLIAERAASATDLHELTALASGL; this is encoded by the coding sequence ATGAGCGGGCAAGCCGGCACCTCGCCGGTTCTCTCCGTCGCCGGCGTGCACAAGGTGTACCCGAGCGGCACGCACGCGCTGCGCGGAGTGTCCCTCGACGTCCTGCCCGGCACCGTCCACGGCCTGATCGGGGCCAACGGCGCCGGGAAGTCGACGCTCATCAAGATCCTCTCCGGCGCCCAGACCGCGTCCTCCGGGACCGTCGCCTGGCACGGTGAGCCCGTCACCTGGACCAGTCCGGCGCAGGCACTCGCCGCGGGGATGGCCGCGGTCCACCAGCACACTCCGCTGGTGGAGGCACTGACCGTGCTGGACAACGTCTTCCTGGGCCGCCGGGAATCAGCCCGCTGGGACGCCCGCCGCCGAGCGGAGGAGCTGGCGGCGCTGTGCGAGCGGATCGGCTACGGGCTGGACCCCGCCACGCCGGTCGGCCGGCTGTCGGTCGGGGCCCGCCAGATGGTCTCCATCGTGCAGGCACTGGCCCGGCACCCGTCCGTGGTGCTGCTGGACGAGCCCACCGCCGCGCTGTCGCCCACCGAACGCGAGGTGCTGTTCCGCTCGATCCGGCGACTACGGGACCAGGGCACCACCTTCGTCTACGTCTCGCACTTCCTCGACGAGATCCTTGATCTCACCGACCACCTCACCGTGCTGCGGGACGGCCGGGTCGTGGTGAACACCGCCACGCCCGAGACCGGCAAGGAGCAGCTGGTCAGTGCGATCGTCGGCGAGCGGCTCGGCCGGCTGGAGGAACAGCCGCGAGCCACGCCCGCCCCCGCGTCCGGCGGCGAGCCCCTGCTCGCGGTCCGCGACCTGGCCTCGCCGGGGCGGTTCGGGCCGGTGAGCCTGGCCGTGCGGCCGGGCGAGATAGTGGGCGTGGCCGGGCTCCTGGGCAGCGGCCGTACCGAACTCCTCCAGGCGATCTTCGGTGCCGACCCTGCAGTCACGGGCACCGTCGCGGTGGACGGTCACCGGATACGCCCGCGCTCACCGCGCGCCGCCGTCAGGCGCGGTCTCGCCCTCGTGCCCGAGGACCGCAGCCGCCAGGGACTGCTCCCCGCGTGGGAGATATGGCGCAACATCTCGCTTCCTTACCTGCCGAGCCTGTCCCGCCGGGGCGTCGTCGTCGACAACGCGCGTGAACGGGCCCTGGCCGGACGGGCACTGCAGGAGCTGAACATCGCGGCCCCCTCCGCCGACGCGCCGGTCAGCGAGCTGAGCGGCGGCAACGCCCAGAAGGTGGTGTTCGCCAAGTGGCTGTACGGACGTGCCCGCGTCTTCCTGCTGGACGAGCCGTCGGCCGGTGTGGACGTCGCAGGCAAGGCCGACATCATCCAGCTGATGCGCGGCCTCGCCGACTCCGGGCACGCCGTCGTCCTCGTCGCCTCGGAATTCGAGGAGCTGCTGGCCGCCTGCGACCGCGTCCTGGTGATGCGGCGCGGCCGGCTGATCGCCGAGCGGGCCGCGTCCGCCACAGACCTCCATGAACTCACCGCTCTCGCCAGCGGCCTGTAG